A segment of the Granulicella aggregans genome:
CTCCGGCGCAACGACATACATCCGCTCGATGGCCTCCCACAACTTGCGCTCTTCCTTGAAATCGAGTTTGTACCGCTTGTCGTTGCCCTCGATGAGCACGCGAAAGAACGAAAACAGAAATTGCAGGTTCTCCTTACTCTCCGGCAGGCTGAACGGATTGATGGTGAAATCCCGACTCTCCTGGCCGACGTTCAGATAGGTTCCACCGAAGATCTCCGTGAGCGACTGAAACGAGCCGCCGATGTCGAAGATGTACGTCTGCGGCCGGTATTTCTGAGCGTTCGTAAGAAGAAAATTGCATAAGAAACTCTTACCGGAGCCGGTCATTCCGAGAATCAAAGTGTGCGCCACCTCGCCGTTGTGGAGGTTGAGGTAGTACGGCGTGGCGTTGTCCGTCTCCAGTACCGCGAGGTATTCGGAGCGGAGGTGCGGGTTCGTCTTCTCGCCCGGGTGGATGGTGAAGAGAAACGAGAGATCGGCGTAGTTGGAGTTGAGCAGGTACATCTTGCGAAGGTTCTGGGCGTAGTTGCCTGGAACGGTCGCAAACAAGGCATTGAGCTGGTTGTAGGTCTCTGTGAAGAGCGCACCATCGGCGTTTGTAAACACGCCGATGAACTCGCCCATCTCCCGATTGATAGTCGGGAGGTCGTTGCTATACAGCACGACCGTAAGAGAGAAGTCACCCAGAGTCTGGCCGTCGCCTAGCGCCCGTAGACACTCGCCAAGGTTTTCGATGTCGGCCTGCTTCGACTCGTCGATCAGCACGTCGCGCTGGTTCGCCTTAGCCGGGTCGCTCCCCATCTGTGACACGAAACCGGACTTGCTCATGTTGAAGTGGCGACGACGCTTGTCCACTTCCTTGCGGGCCTTCGCCATCGAAAGCGGTGTCCACTCGGTGACGACGTAAAAGTTGCCCTCGATCTTGAAGAGCCGGTCAAGGACCAGCGGGCGCGTCTCCGCGATAGCCTCTTTCATCGTGAGGATGCGGACAAAGTGGTCGCCGACGCGGAGGTGGTCACGCTCTGCTTCGATGTTGGAGTTCACCACCTGGAAGTCGAGATACTGGGTCGATTGCGGCTTGCCCGCGATCCTCCACGTATCGAAGTTGAGCAGCCGGCGAAAGAAGCTGAACTGCGCCTGCTGCCCCTGGACCGCGATGGGCATAAGGTCGGCAAGATGCCGGGTGAAATTCTGTACGCATTGCTCAAGCCGCACCATGTCGGTGTCGATCTGCTTGCGGAGCAGAACCTTCATGTTGTCGTTGGTGAACTGTGCCTTGAGTTCACGGATCGCGCCCTGCGGATCGCGCGGCATTCTTCCCAGCGCGGAGAGGATGCCGGTCTTCGACCGCGCGCCTTCCAGAACGACAACATAGAAGATATCGATCTGGTAGAGCCGGTCGCGTTTCGATTCAAAGAACCGTCGCCGCTGCTCGATGGCGGTGTCGATCAGCTCGTCGTCGTAGTTTGCGAACGGAACCACCGGCCAGTTGGTTTTGAAGAGATACTGATAGACGTGGAACCCTTCGCCGAAGGACTTCAGCGCGGATTCGAGTCGCTTTACCGCGTACTTCTGCTCGTCGCTATCGAGACTTTCGTAGTCCACGCCCGTGACATCCAGAACCATTCCGAGGTCGCCGCTCTTCGTGAGGAATGCCGTTTCAGTCCAGAACCCATATAGGTTGACGTGTGCGCTGAGTGCGTCCGCTTCCTTCCACGGCTGGATGACTTTCGAGAGATTGAGCATTACCGCACCTCTACCTTCGGAACTGTCTGTTTGGCGGTGTCATACCGCAGTTTGAACTTCTCGGAGCGTCCGAGAATCTTGAGAAACGCCGGGTCGGAGTTCGTCACCCAGTGGCCGAAGATGCAGCCGCCGATGAACACCAGGACGGCCCCGATGATCGTGTTGAACAGGTTGAACATCCCCACCGCCGTCACCGCGATCATGAAGAAAAGGGTGCGTTCGATGCCCATATAGGTAAGGGGCTTATGCAGACTCTTGAAGACTCGGTTGCGGCGCTTCTGAGTTGGTTCTGGCATAAACCCCTCGCTGTAGAAGGCGGTTGAAGGTGGAATGGGATAGATCGAAGGGCAATGGCGACAAAAGGGCTAGGAACCCCAGAGCCATGTAAGGATGTTGGTCGCCATGATCGCAATCCCGGTTCCGGCGGCGGCCCCTGCGAGCGTCTTCTTCGCTCCCGGTTCTCCGTGCGCGAATGCGTAGCCGCCGATCACGATTGCAATGAGGCTAGCGGCCTTTGCAATCGTTCCGGTAAAGAGCGTCTGGATAGAGCTGATGCCGCTGTCGAACGGCGACGCATGGGCGGCGAGTGGGAAGATCAATACGCATAGGAGCAGGGCTGCTCCGCGTACAAGATAGAGCTTCGTGCGCTCAATCGTTGCTGTTGGGATGATGATTCGTCTGCGTGTCATGAGGCACCTCGAACGACCGGGTTGGTCGTGATAGCCATGACACTAGGCCGCGATTCCTACCGCGTCCAATACATATTTCCGATACCGTTTTCCGCCAAATGCGGCTTCGCCATAGGGAATTCCTATATCCAATCATCAACCGAAGAGCAAACGGTTTTCGTCTTTTTTCGATGGCCGAACTGACCGAACTGGCTTGGCGGGCGGCAGCACCCGGAACTTTTTTTGCAGCTCTTTTACGAGCCGTGGCAAAGCCTTGTGTGAAGTCGATCTGCCCAGGATCAATGCGCTATCGACAGTCCACGTCACCCCAACGATTGGCCGGGTGACAAGCCCCCTATGCAAGTGGGCACCCTCTGGAACAAGCGCGTAGCCGTAGCTGGATTCCACCATCCATTGGAGGTCGTTGGGAGATTTGCTGATGCTTGCAACGTCGCTCGCAATCCCGATCTCAGTCAGCATCTCCATCAACCGGTCGTGGGCTTCTGGGTGCTGCTTCGGTTCACGGAAGATCGTCAGTTTCGATGCAAGATCGTCTGGCGTGATCGCCTTCAATTTCGACAACGGATCGTCGGCTCTCATGCAGACTACGAGCCGACTCTTGGTGAATGGATACGTCTTCAGGCCCAACCCTGTCACGGGAAGCGTCAGCAATGCAGCGTCAATGTCGCCTCTGTCGAGCAGCGTAAGAAGCTCGACGTTATCGCCACTTTGAGACTTGATCTCGCACGAAGGATAGAGCGCCGTGTGGGTGGAGCAGACCGTCTCGAACAGAGAGTGGTCGACGAACAATGAGAAGCCCAGGCGCATGGGCAGAAAGGCGACGGTCTCTGTAGACCGCGCCGCAGCCAGCAAGTCGTCGCAGAGCTGGAGGATGTGTTTGCTTCCGGCAATCAGTATCTCCGCTGCGGCAGTCGTTCGAACTCCATTGTTATGCCGCACGAGCAAACCGACCTGAGCCGCCTGAGCGAGTTGCTTCATCTGCTCACTGAGGCCAGGTTGCGATATGAAGAGGCGGATGGCGGCGCGGGTGATATTGCCTTCTTCGGCCACGACGGAGAGGTTCTTAAGATGACGGAGATCGATCGGGTCTGGCATATGGGGAGTCCCTCTCTGATAGCGCCGTGCGCGATTCGGAGAGCGGCTTACTGCACAATGCAAGTCAAGCCCGAAGTCAATCCAATTGTGGGCGCATGTACCAGCAAAGTCAATGTGATGCGCCACAGCGAAAGTCAAGTTTGACCTCAAAAGCCGTCATCGGAAAAGCCTATGCCAACTCGGATTTTGCCATCGGATATATCTATTGGACGGCAGCGGCCCCTGGCCCCATCCTTGAGACATCCTTCACTGGGTATCGCACCACTCGATACCGCAGGAACCCCCTGGAGTCCCGCCAATGGCAGAAGTAAACGTCACCGAGCGCAAGGGCCCGAGCCGCGTCACGCTCCCTCAAGTTGAGGAACTCCTGGTCGTCGGACATGAGACCGCAGAGATGCTCTCCATCAGCCGGAGCGCCCTCGTTAGGGGTGGAGTAATGAGCGCGCCAGACAACGTGCTGCCTCGGATGCTCACTGTTTCTGAGGTCGCCACATTCTTGTCAGTGAGCGACGACACCATCTTGAAACAGTTCGGCTCTCTACCAGGTGTCGTTGACATTGGCACATCAGGCGGCTTGCACCTTCGACAGAAGCGGGTGCTGAGAATCCCACAAAGGACGTTGGAGCGGTACATTGCTGACAGGCAAGTAAAAGTACGGAGATAAGATCTTGATGTTTCGAACCCTTGCTGCTGCTGTCGAGTTCTTGACGAGGAGCAGCGGGAAGGGCACCCTCTCCTTTGTGTCAATTTTGTGTCACGGACCTGCGGGATAGCCGGAATGAGCGGGATCATCGGCTCTTGCAATCAATAAGTTATAGATTCTAAAACCGCCGGGCGGGTTCGATCCCGACCCGCGCCTCCAAAATTCCTCAACAACTTACGCTCAAGGGTTTACTGGACTCGCTACCGTTTGACGACGGTCTCGATCTTGATCGGTTCCCCGGTCTGGTACTTGCGACCGACTGCGCCGCCCGCTGCGCTTTTACTAACTTGCCAAGACCAGGAATCTTGAACTCTCCGTTCTTCGGTGAGGAAATGCCGGCGGTCTCGAAGAGTTGGCGTTGAATCCCCGCCGCGAGCTGCTCACCTCCGCATCGCGTCTTGATCTGCTGGCTTCCCGACGGACGAGGGAGCGCTGATCAGGTTGTATATGTTAACGAAGGCTGATATGACCTTTGCCCGCCAGCGTCGTGGGAACCACAATCGGCTCGGCATTGCGGTGCTGATGAGGCACCCGGATTTTCGGAAAATTTCTGGCGGGTGACGAAAGCCCGCACGCACCCTATCCTTACTGCTTAGCGGCCTGCTCGACAACCGACCTGCCCGCCGTGAACAAAAGCCTAGAATAGGGACTATCGTGCCATTGAGGAACATCTTTCCCACGCCGAATCTACTGAAGCGCGTTGCATTGTCCGTCTTCACGATCGTAGCTCTCAATCCCTCGTTCGCAGTCATCAGCAATGCCGATGCTCAAGCTCCTGGCAGGAATGACGGCACGACGTGGCAGGCGCATTGGATCGCCTTTCCCTCCCAAAGCCAATCGGATAAGGGCCTTGCCAAGGACAATCGAGAACAAACCCAACGGATGCCCCTCTTTCGTGATGAATTCATGGTGCGCAAAGCAATTGCAAAAGCGAGCCTGAGAATTTCTGGCTTGGGTCAATACGAGGCGCATATCAATGCACACAATGTCACGGACGCCGTGTTGACTCCCGGATGGACGGACTACCGCAAGCGCGTCTTCTACAACACGTACGATGTGAGCGACCGGCTTGTGCGAGGCAAGAACACGATTGGCGTAATGCTCGGCCGGGGTATGTACGACGTCCCTGAGACCAAGGGGCGCTACACAAAGTTCAGTGGTTCCTTCGGCACGCCAAAGCTGATTGCACAACTGGACATCCGCTACGTCGATGGAACAACGGAGACGATCAGTACCGATGCCGGCTGGAGAACAGCTCCTGGCCCAATTACCTTCAGTTCCGTCTACGGCGGAGAAGACTTCGACGCCCGCCTGGAGCCATCAGGTTGGGACGGTCCGGCCTTCGACGCGCCGGCGTGGTCGCATGCGGAAGTTGTCGAGGGGCCCGGGGGGATCCTGGAGCCCGAGACAATCCCTCCGATCAAACCATTCGAACGCTTCGATCCTGTTTCAGTTACCCATCCAGCACCGGACGTGACCGTCTACGACCTTGGCCAGAATTTTTCAGGATGGCCGGAGATTCAGGTCTCTGGCGAACGCGGCACAGAGATTCGGATGATCGCCGGCGAGTTATTGGATGAACACGGCTTTGTCACCCAACACAGCGCCAACGCATCCCCCGGCGATGAAAATTCCTTTAGCTACACGCTCAAAGGACAGGGCCTTGAGCGCTGGCATCCCCGATTCAGCTATTGGGGGTTTCGTTATGTTCAGGTGGACGGCCCCGAGTCGGTCATCCACCACCTTGACGGGCGTTTTCTTCATGATGCAGTGGACGTCACTGGTTCGTTCACAAGCTCCGATGAACTGTTCAACCGGATTCATAAACTGATCAACATGGCGATGCTGAGCAACATGGTCAGCGTTCTCACAGACTGCCCGCATCGCGAGAAACTCGGCTGGTTGGAGCAGACGCATCTGGCCGCAGCATCGCTCATGTACAACTACGATCTCTCGACGCTCTACACGAAAATTGCCGACGACATGCAGGACGCGCAACTGGCCAACGGCCTCGTGCCATCAATCGCTCCTGAGTTTCCCGTCTTCGAAGGAGCATTTCGGGACTCGCCGGAGTGGGGCATAGCGGACATCCTGAGCACGTGGTCAGCCTATGAGTTTTACGGCGATCGAAACACTCTGAAGAACCACTACGGCTCTATGGTCCGCTATCTTGACTATCTGCAAGGACAAACACAGAACCATCTGCTGACCTATGGTCTGGGTGACTGGTACGACATCGGTCCCGGAGAACCGGGTCCATCCAAACTCACTTCAAAGGGCGTGACCGCAACGTCCGTGTACTACCAGGCACTCACTCGCATGGAACGCATCGCCGTTCTAACTGGCCATGCGAATGATGTTTCGCGGTACAAGCAGGAAGCAGCTCGGGTGAAGGCGGCGTTCAACGCAGAATACTTTCACCCGGATACCAATCAGTACGACAAGGGCAGCCAGACAGCCGATGCGATGCCGCTCGTCGTTGGGTTGGTGCCCGAAGATCGCCGGGCCGCAGTTCTGGTGAATTTGATCGGGGACATCCGCAAGCACTCCGACCATGTGACTGCCGGAGATGTCGGATATCACTACGTGGTGCGCGCCCTGACCGATGGAGACCGCTCAGATGTCCTGTACGACATGCTGAGCCGTACAGACAAGCCGAGTTACGGCGACCAGCTTGCGCACGGCGCTACGACGTTGACCGAGGCGTGGGACGCGGACCCAAACTCGTCTCAAAATCACTTCATGCTCGGCCATGCGGAGGAATGGTTCTACCGCGGATTGGCGGGTATCCAATTCAATCTCGATCGCGACAGAGACGAGCGAATCATCATCCATCCGGCAATCGTTGGCAATATCCACAGTGCCAGGGCGACCTTTCGCTCCAGCAGGGGAGACATAGAGAGTGGATGGTCAATCAATGAGGATACGCTGCGTATGAACGTGGTCATTCCGCGAGGTTCGACGGCAACGATTACCCTTCCATCCGGATTTGCAAGAGGTGTCCGTATCAATGGAAGTCCATTGCGAACCGGAGGAGCAATCCTGAAAGTTGAGGCTTCGTCAGGATCTGTTCGTTGTGTCGTCAGTTCAGGCATATTTACGATCGAGGCTTCGAAGCTCTAGCATCCGGTCTCTTTTCATCAAGCCCCTGCCGCTGAGAGGTACAAAACCCGAAGTCCAAGCCCAGTCTTTCTTTCGCCTTGGAGACGGTCGCATAAAACAGTCAGAGGAACGGTTCCCCAGGATTTATCCTGAATCCTACTCTGCCGCCGTCCGACTGTCGCGGTTTTGGCCGGGGATCGACAGAAACCATGGGTGAAATGAAGTCCACATCGGGTCAGGCTTTCGCGCCGTCAGCCGGTGCATCAGTGCAAGCGATCGATGGGCGTGCCGCCCTCGTGCAGCAGGTGCTCGCAT
Coding sequences within it:
- a CDS encoding LysR family transcriptional regulator — translated: MPDPIDLRHLKNLSVVAEEGNITRAAIRLFISQPGLSEQMKQLAQAAQVGLLVRHNNGVRTTAAAEILIAGSKHILQLCDDLLAAARSTETVAFLPMRLGFSLFVDHSLFETVCSTHTALYPSCEIKSQSGDNVELLTLLDRGDIDAALLTLPVTGLGLKTYPFTKSRLVVCMRADDPLSKLKAITPDDLASKLTIFREPKQHPEAHDRLMEMLTEIGIASDVASISKSPNDLQWMVESSYGYALVPEGAHLHRGLVTRPIVGVTWTVDSALILGRSTSHKALPRLVKELQKKFRVLPPAKPVRSVRPSKKDENRLLFG
- a CDS encoding VirB4 family type IV secretion system protein, with the protein product MLNLSKVIQPWKEADALSAHVNLYGFWTETAFLTKSGDLGMVLDVTGVDYESLDSDEQKYAVKRLESALKSFGEGFHVYQYLFKTNWPVVPFANYDDELIDTAIEQRRRFFESKRDRLYQIDIFYVVVLEGARSKTGILSALGRMPRDPQGAIRELKAQFTNDNMKVLLRKQIDTDMVRLEQCVQNFTRHLADLMPIAVQGQQAQFSFFRRLLNFDTWRIAGKPQSTQYLDFQVVNSNIEAERDHLRVGDHFVRILTMKEAIAETRPLVLDRLFKIEGNFYVVTEWTPLSMAKARKEVDKRRRHFNMSKSGFVSQMGSDPAKANQRDVLIDESKQADIENLGECLRALGDGQTLGDFSLTVVLYSNDLPTINREMGEFIGVFTNADGALFTETYNQLNALFATVPGNYAQNLRKMYLLNSNYADLSFLFTIHPGEKTNPHLRSEYLAVLETDNATPYYLNLHNGEVAHTLILGMTGSGKSFLCNFLLTNAQKYRPQTYIFDIGGSFQSLTEIFGGTYLNVGQESRDFTINPFSLPESKENLQFLFSFFRVLIEGNDKRYKLDFKEERKLWEAIERMYVVAPEQRTLSTFSQIIGELKERLHRWTKEGQYGFLFDNVEDTLSFASFQTFNFAGWGDAPEVLEPLLFYVLHRASNEIANPEKLATFKTFLLDEAWLFIKNETIRSYIVTAQKTWRKHNAAMILATQSIKELEDSGMLAIVAESCPTKIFLANPEMNRQVYREAFHLNDTEIDIIADLIPPGEMLIRKAQSSKKVRLNVDSVSYWIATNNARDNLLKREAFAQYGIAEGVRQLANTHPFQPRR
- a CDS encoding helix-turn-helix domain-containing protein yields the protein MAEVNVTERKGPSRVTLPQVEELLVVGHETAEMLSISRSALVRGGVMSAPDNVLPRMLTVSEVATFLSVSDDTILKQFGSLPGVVDIGTSGGLHLRQKRVLRIPQRTLERYIADRQVKVRR
- a CDS encoding TrbC/VirB2 family protein, translating into MTRRRIIIPTATIERTKLYLVRGAALLLCVLIFPLAAHASPFDSGISSIQTLFTGTIAKAASLIAIVIGGYAFAHGEPGAKKTLAGAAAGTGIAIMATNILTWLWGS
- a CDS encoding glycoside hydrolase family 78 protein codes for the protein MSVFTIVALNPSFAVISNADAQAPGRNDGTTWQAHWIAFPSQSQSDKGLAKDNREQTQRMPLFRDEFMVRKAIAKASLRISGLGQYEAHINAHNVTDAVLTPGWTDYRKRVFYNTYDVSDRLVRGKNTIGVMLGRGMYDVPETKGRYTKFSGSFGTPKLIAQLDIRYVDGTTETISTDAGWRTAPGPITFSSVYGGEDFDARLEPSGWDGPAFDAPAWSHAEVVEGPGGILEPETIPPIKPFERFDPVSVTHPAPDVTVYDLGQNFSGWPEIQVSGERGTEIRMIAGELLDEHGFVTQHSANASPGDENSFSYTLKGQGLERWHPRFSYWGFRYVQVDGPESVIHHLDGRFLHDAVDVTGSFTSSDELFNRIHKLINMAMLSNMVSVLTDCPHREKLGWLEQTHLAAASLMYNYDLSTLYTKIADDMQDAQLANGLVPSIAPEFPVFEGAFRDSPEWGIADILSTWSAYEFYGDRNTLKNHYGSMVRYLDYLQGQTQNHLLTYGLGDWYDIGPGEPGPSKLTSKGVTATSVYYQALTRMERIAVLTGHANDVSRYKQEAARVKAAFNAEYFHPDTNQYDKGSQTADAMPLVVGLVPEDRRAAVLVNLIGDIRKHSDHVTAGDVGYHYVVRALTDGDRSDVLYDMLSRTDKPSYGDQLAHGATTLTEAWDADPNSSQNHFMLGHAEEWFYRGLAGIQFNLDRDRDERIIIHPAIVGNIHSARATFRSSRGDIESGWSINEDTLRMNVVIPRGSTATITLPSGFARGVRINGSPLRTGGAILKVEASSGSVRCVVSSGIFTIEASKL
- a CDS encoding VirB3 family type IV secretion system protein; protein product: MPEPTQKRRNRVFKSLHKPLTYMGIERTLFFMIAVTAVGMFNLFNTIIGAVLVFIGGCIFGHWVTNSDPAFLKILGRSEKFKLRYDTAKQTVPKVEVR